The DNA window ACTTCTCTAAATTATCagtgaaatatttttcttgCTCTACTGGAACCATTAATGTTCGTTTAAGGTTAATATTGCTGTTACACCTAAAATCAGACCGCACCTACGTGGCTTGTGGCTGAGTGACAGGTTCAGTTATTCAACATTcctgtcaccttctcaccacaGGCCACAGGCCTGATTTGTATATTACTTCCTCAAAGGTTCATTGTTTTCTAACTCATGTCGGTTGGAGAGACAGAACACTTCTGAAATCCTGTCTTACGCTTGCTCCATCAACAAGTGTGGGGCACCAGTGCGAGGTTGTTCACATTGTAAGCTCGCTGGCCCTTCATGCTTTGTTATTTAGTAGCTCTGAGTGGCGGTGGGAGGGGGGTTAAGCAATTAGTGTGTGAAATAGATATCCCCTGCTTTTCCACCCGCCAGCTCTGCTCTGCCCCGAGTACAAAGTGTTAGTCTGTCAGCAGTACCTTGCCACAGGGAGAGTGCTCACTGTTGTTGGTGCTTGTCTGGCGACCATCTCGTCTGATTACATGGTGGAGTGGCAGGAGGGGGGCTCTGGGGTAGCCCTGTCATTTCTCTATGGTGACGCAGCGCTTTGAGGGATCTATAAGTTTCAGTTCTCTGTTTTTGGCACTTGGAaccatcactttttttttcaacactaACAGTAAttttaacattaacatcttCTACAACACCAACACTGATAAAATGAGAAGGAAATACAGATCAACtcagcagtgtttctcaagaCAGTATTAGTCTTTATTATGAAAGCCTTAAGGTGAAACATACAGTTTACGTTCTGTCTAAGGTAGTGAGCAAAGATGGTACAGAGATTTGAGTTTGATTCAGTAGGTGGCAACTGAGCtgcgattttttaaaaaaaaaagtcacaaaatttctgtaaaatacagtctgagaaataaatatatatatattttgttatcaAATTATccttagaattatatttaaaagcCATGCCTGTGTCATgagaattatttacagtactTACAGCTGCATATGTATTTACAGCACAGTCAAgatgaatgttaaaaaaatacgTTTAacaaatctatatatatatatatatgtctaaaccctctagttatttgttttaatataaaacagGGTTAACAGACTTACGTTTGTACAAAGAAGTGCAGCTTCATTATAAGATTGAGAACTTTAAGGACAGAAAGTATACATTCAGTTTGATCTAGTGAGACTGTGACAGGATTTAAACATAGTTTCTTTACATAACTAAACTAGGTACAGCCTGGGAAAgggtctttgtgtctttgtgtcaaaACCCCAGTCAGCATCTTGTGTATTATACATAAGACTTACCCAGATGGTAACTTAACTTGGGGATGATGTGGAAGGAATTTCCTTCTCTGTCCAACAGACTAAAATGAAATGAGCCTGCTCCCCAAAATTAACTCAATCTCATAAAAGAAATCTATAAATAGATTAATAATTTAACCCACGCTCTTTGGAAAATCCAACCTAATCGATCAATTTGATGATGAACAACTTTTTGTGAGATGTCACAGTAATTTAATAtatgcattttatatttttgttttgtagaacATCAAACAAAGAAACTGTAAAACCTGTGAGAagctaaaaccaaacaaaagtcAATGTTTCATTGTTAGTCTAATGACCTTCTGGGTTTCAATAAATGTGAGGGGGTGAATATATATACACCATGGACCAGTGTTACATATCACAACATTTATAGCCTCAGCTAGTTTGCAAAGCCTGTTATCCTTCAGACTTATCTAAGACTAAAATTAAATGCCACCTTAGAGGCGCACACTGTGACTGGTGTCTATAGAACATTAAATTGCAGGGTCAACAGGGTTCTTCAAACGTCTGTGTCCAGTGGGGGAGGGAAGTCGAGACATGGTGACAGCGAGTCCTGACTGTGTGTGGAGCTAATCCCAGTGtctgagtctgtgtctgtgatgtcTAGAGGGGACAGGCTGTGTTTGAGTTTTACTGTCTGAGAAACGCTGCAATGAGTCTCACTTGTCAGAGGGACAGGTACGagtttctgctcctcctccgtgCTGTCCATGATCTGCAGTGAGTTGAGCTGGGCAGCCAGCTGCCAGCACTCCTGGTCCTTGGAAATCAGTGTACAGTCAAAGTGCTTCAGCTGCCTCTCTATTTCTGCTGCTTGGTTGTGAAGGGATACACCAGTGAAGAGGCCGTGCCTCAGTTCATCCTGTAGCCTCTTGAGTTCAGCAGTATAGAATGCTTCTTCTGCGTCAGAGAGGGTCCAGGAAGCTGCCGCCGCTCCTTCCTGCTCACTATCCTCATTTTGGCTCGGAGGGAAGCTGACTCTCCTCAGCTCGGCATCTATATCCTGGGACAATTGTAGGATGAGCCTTTGGTGCATCTGAACCTGCATCTCCAGCTGTTCAACCCCATCACTGGTGTATAAGTACTCCTGAAGCTGCTCCTCGCTGTGTGCCGCCAAATTTGAACCACACGCCTGAGCCGGTGAGCTCTCAGCTTCAGCCTCCCTCTTCACTTCTATCTCAAACTGCTCGATATTCAAATCCAGCTCCCTGATCCGCTGGATCTGCTGCCTGATTGTGTGGTCCTGGTTGAGAATGAGCTGCACCATTCGGTCGATCTCTTCAGCGCCTGGGGAGCTCTTGCTCTCCTTGTGAATTTTCTCCAGCTTCCGGAAAGCTTTCTTCACCAAGCGCTTTTGTTTCTCCACTGGTAGAGACTGGGGGTACTGTGGAGTGCGGCCATGCTTTGGCTTGGCCTTCGCACCCTTCTTAACAGGCTGAGGCACAAAATCACTGGTTTTAACTAGAATAAACTGGATAAAGGGTCTCTGGTCTCCCCAGGCGTACCAGAGTCTCAGAATTCTGGTGAGAGGAGGCAGTGCTCTTTCAAAACCCTTCCACCGCTCAACAAGGCAGAAGTCTTTGGGTTCCCCATGAAGAAGCCGCTTGCTTTCTGGGATTGACTTGTGATCCTCCAGTAATGCCTGAATCATATCTGCACATGTTGTGTGCTTTGTTACTCCACATACGACCTTCTCTTCGTTGCAGACAGTGACTTGGATCTCCTTTCCTACCACAGGTTCTGCATCTTTCGTTCTAcgagacagaaaaaacaaagcttaCACTTGTGGGTTTAGAGTGACACATTTGGAAGTCTTAATCCTTCACATCCAACTTTCTCCACAGTGGTTACCCGAGAGGAATTCAATGTCATCTAAAACACTACAATGCTTACATTAACCCACTAGAATGGCTAGCGTATCTTAAATCCCCCAACATTTCTGGGGATTTAAGATATGTCAATGAGCAATGAGCTACATACATTTAAGGGTTGAAGCAGtacaaacatcaacatttttaaCTGCTGTCTCAGACTGTGGATACCTAGCAATTGCATATTGAAAGGTTATTTTAACCAGCTAGTGAACTTGCCCCCTGGCATGATAGTGCTGGTCAGCAAATTCACCACTTTGATTTTGTCCCTCTTTGGATAGATTTCGGCAACTTTGAGCCCTGTTTAACAACCCTGCGTTAGTCTGTTCTGTTTATGGCTAATTAGCGAATGTTAGCATGCAAAATTGTGCCCAATTGAATCTACTCGACTTCATATCAGTCTTACAGAGTTGGAAAGACTTGATTTCAGCAATTTCTAAACAACATAGTGAACAACATTTCTACATGGTCGCAGTACAACACAGATGCCCTTCCGTGGCATGCTTTTACTTTCTAAGTAATATGTTTTCATGAGTAAATCCTACTTTGATGGGTTTCCATTAGGTCAATGAGCAGAAAACTACATTCGCTCATTTTGTGCTGCCTGGCTTGATTCTATTAGACTGTTACTCATCGTCTTACTCATCAGAGATGATCATTTAATGGTTCGGTTCTGAGCTATTTAACCCCAAGGCCCTCA is part of the Mugil cephalus isolate CIBA_MC_2020 chromosome 10, CIBA_Mcephalus_1.1, whole genome shotgun sequence genome and encodes:
- the rassf9 gene encoding ras association domain-containing protein 9, translated to MAPFGKNFLKARLKNRTKDAEPVVGKEIQVTVCNEEKVVCGVTKHTTCADMIQALLEDHKSIPESKRLLHGEPKDFCLVERWKGFERALPPLTRILRLWYAWGDQRPFIQFILVKTSDFVPQPVKKGAKAKPKHGRTPQYPQSLPVEKQKRLVKKAFRKLEKIHKESKSSPGAEEIDRMVQLILNQDHTIRQQIQRIRELDLNIEQFEIEVKREAEAESSPAQACGSNLAAHSEEQLQEYLYTSDGVEQLEMQVQMHQRLILQLSQDIDAELRRVSFPPSQNEDSEQEGAAAASWTLSDAEEAFYTAELKRLQDELRHGLFTGVSLHNQAAEIERQLKHFDCTLISKDQECWQLAAQLNSLQIMDSTEEEQKLVPVPLTSETHCSVSQTVKLKHSLSPLDITDTDSDTGISSTHSQDSLSPCLDFPPPLDTDV